GATGAGCGGGGCGAGCTCTGACCCATAGCGATCCGCGTCGTCAATAAAAAGAATCTTTTTACGAGATTCGTCGAGGCAGAATTTTTTGATGTCACGGGGCGACACGTCGACATCCGAATCCACCCAATGCACTGCATTGCCCGCGGCAGACAGTTTAATTGCCAGCCGAATTAGGCTGGTGCTCTTGCCCGACCCGGCGGTTCCGGTGAGCAGTAGCAAAGGGCCGGGCTTTAGTTTCCCAGCACCGTCCCTGCGATCTCTCGCCACAGCATCTCGACAGTGCTCCAACATCTCCACGTCAACTGAGCGCTCGATGGCCCTACCTGCTGTCAGATCGCTCCACTTCGGCTCATCTCCAAGCAAAAAGGCTGACGGACTAGCGGGGCGAGTCCTCGCAATGATCGCTCCTACATCGACAATCTGCGAGATGCCGCTCTTGATCCCCGCGAGCTGAACTCCTAGAGCCTTAAGCCCGGGCAGAATCGAGGTGTGCATTTTGTCGAGCACTTCGCCCGCAAACTGCTCGGCTGTGCACGACACCCATTCAACGTTGAATTGCTTGAGCAGCGACTGGCGAGCGCGACTCAATTTCGGAGAAATTAGAAACGACCTCGGCCGTAGTTCACTTAGCCCACGGCGTCCCTTCTCACCTCTGAATTCGATGTGTTGCCAGAGCAACGATTCATCAAGAGGTGTCCCTACAAATACGACGGGATATGACAGCAGGTCAGCAACCATGCGGGCATACCAGGGCTCTTGAGTGGTCATCCGCTCCGCATATTGCATCGTAGAGAATGTAACACCGTCTGGCGCATCATCGATCATGCCGTTGAGATGGACTACCTCCAACAAGGGTTGCGAGGCTGATTTTGCGCGCTCTTCCGTCGGAGAGTTGTATTTCAGTATTCCCGACATGGATCGAAACCCACGAGGAAGTTCGAATCTTCTTGTTGCCGCGGATTCGAGATCATCGACGTTGAGAGTGTAGTAGCGACGCCACGGCATCGATAGCCACGTGCGATAGTAGTCCGGCAAAGAACTCGGTGCGACCCTTAGTCGACGCTGCAATAGCGCCATAAGAGCGGAACGGTGCTTTACGAGCGCTGTTTGAAAAAGATCCTGTAGAGTGCTCTCGTTATCGAACGCTTCGCCGGGAAAGCAAATGTCCCATATTTCGCGCGCCAGAGCCGGTCCGATAGGAAGCCTGTTTCCTTCGGAGTCTGTTGCGCCCCACGAAAAGCCAGACCCAGTGAACAGCACAACGCGACCATGCTCGAATTGAAACTGAAGAAACGAGGACACAGTGGAATCGATTGTGCTCATTGCCTGCCTCTGTACAGGGCACTTG
This genomic window from Polyangium spumosum contains:
- a CDS encoding SIR2 family protein, whose product is MSTIDSTVSSFLQFQFEHGRVVLFTGSGFSWGATDSEGNRLPIGPALAREIWDICFPGEAFDNESTLQDLFQTALVKHRSALMALLQRRLRVAPSSLPDYYRTWLSMPWRRYYTLNVDDLESAATRRFELPRGFRSMSGILKYNSPTEERAKSASQPLLEVVHLNGMIDDAPDGVTFSTMQYAERMTTQEPWYARMVADLLSYPVVFVGTPLDESLLWQHIEFRGEKGRRGLSELRPRSFLISPKLSRARQSLLKQFNVEWVSCTAEQFAGEVLDKMHTSILPGLKALGVQLAGIKSGISQIVDVGAIIARTRPASPSAFLLGDEPKWSDLTAGRAIERSVDVEMLEHCRDAVARDRRDGAGKLKPGPLLLLTGTAGSGKSTSLIRLAIKLSAAGNAVHWVDSDVDVSPRDIKKFCLDESRKKILFIDDADRYGSELAPLICDAFSTEATQLVVVAVRSSKVDRVLNPARLQGIAERVNANETAPS